From Flavobacterium alkalisoli, the proteins below share one genomic window:
- a CDS encoding lipocalin family protein — protein sequence MNLKTLLAAFCIACVSACSVICEDDDAPQDTAQTLFTGNVVGTWKTVALYEYDGDHVPLGCTQPDTPNQDVLFTFYSDNTFTVEHNCNEALPYNEGTYTTDGHVLTLTMGNGELKETAHMTDTDENSNTLAFRFFGIGSDQAMLGGYKLEIQKI from the coding sequence ATGAACCTTAAAACACTACTTGCAGCCTTTTGCATTGCGTGTGTTAGTGCCTGCTCTGTAATATGCGAAGACGATGATGCTCCGCAAGACACAGCACAAACACTTTTTACCGGTAATGTTGTAGGCACCTGGAAAACCGTTGCCCTTTATGAGTATGACGGCGACCATGTTCCGTTAGGGTGTACCCAACCTGACACGCCTAATCAGGATGTTCTTTTTACCTTTTACAGCGATAATACCTTTACCGTAGAGCACAACTGTAATGAGGCTTTGCCGTATAACGAAGGCACCTATACTACAGATGGTCATGTGCTAACACTTACTATGGGCAACGGCGAGTTAAAAGAAACAGCCCACATGACCGATACCGATGAGAATAGTAATACACTGGCCTTTAGGTTTTTTGGTATTGGTAGTGACCAAGCCATGTTGGGAGGATATAAGCTTGAGATACAAAAAATATAA
- a CDS encoding hotdog fold thioesterase encodes MAFDKEKALKMCNDFAKNTLMETLEIVYTDAGEDFLEAKMPVNPRVHQPMGLLHGGATVALAESVGSAASLLFVNPEIQEARGIEISANHVRAKRDGVVTGTARIVHKGRSLHLWEVKITDEKGRLISLCKITNMILPRKR; translated from the coding sequence ATGGCATTTGATAAAGAAAAGGCACTTAAAATGTGCAACGATTTTGCGAAAAACACCTTAATGGAAACCCTTGAAATTGTATATACCGATGCCGGCGAAGATTTTCTGGAAGCAAAAATGCCTGTTAACCCCCGTGTACACCAGCCTATGGGGTTATTGCATGGCGGAGCCACGGTAGCATTGGCAGAAAGCGTGGGCAGTGCCGCTTCACTATTGTTTGTAAACCCTGAAATTCAGGAAGCAAGGGGGATAGAAATCAGTGCAAACCATGTGCGTGCCAAGCGCGACGGTGTAGTAACCGGAACCGCAAGAATAGTACACAAGGGGAGGAGCCTTCACCTGTGGGAAGTTAAAATAACCGACGAAAAAGGCAGGCTTATATCGCTTTGTAAGATTACAAACATGATATTGCCAAGGAAACGATAA
- the lpxD gene encoding UDP-3-O-(3-hydroxymyristoyl)glucosamine N-acyltransferase encodes MNTYTLQQINAVINGVIEGNTTNTINSPEQLELAQANQITFIGNKKYEKLWQDSKASVAVVNDDIAIAPGENRAFIKVKNADLAMSQVLELFAPAPPVFEEDIHPSATIHPTAVIGNGVKIGAGSYIGANTTIQDNAVIYPNVTVLDDCKVGNNTVIWSGTVIRERCTIGSHTILHPNCTIGADGFGFRQCPQQGLAKVPQIGNVVIGNRVEIGSGSCVDRGKFSSTIIGDGCKIDNLVQIGHNSVMGRFCIMAGNSGLAGSVTLGDGVVIGGSASIKDHVTIGSGATVGAGSGVTCDVAPGKTVLGYPAVEGRLALKQWAILKKMATS; translated from the coding sequence ATGAATACATACACATTACAACAGATAAACGCTGTTATTAACGGCGTTATAGAAGGCAACACAACAAATACAATTAATTCGCCCGAACAACTTGAACTTGCACAGGCCAACCAGATTACTTTTATAGGTAATAAAAAGTATGAAAAACTGTGGCAGGATTCTAAAGCATCTGTTGCAGTTGTAAATGATGATATAGCTATTGCTCCCGGAGAGAACAGGGCTTTTATTAAGGTAAAAAATGCCGACTTAGCCATGTCTCAGGTACTGGAGCTTTTTGCTCCTGCCCCTCCCGTTTTTGAAGAAGATATACATCCAAGTGCCACAATACACCCTACGGCTGTTATTGGCAACGGAGTAAAAATAGGTGCCGGCAGTTATATAGGTGCCAATACCACCATTCAGGATAATGCTGTAATCTATCCTAATGTAACCGTACTGGACGATTGTAAAGTAGGTAATAATACTGTTATATGGTCGGGTACGGTAATAAGAGAGCGTTGCACTATAGGCAGCCATACCATATTACACCCTAACTGCACTATAGGTGCCGACGGGTTTGGCTTTAGGCAGTGTCCGCAACAGGGACTGGCTAAAGTACCGCAAATAGGTAATGTGGTTATAGGCAACAGGGTAGAAATAGGATCGGGCTCATGTGTAGACAGGGGTAAATTCAGTTCTACTATTATAGGCGACGGCTGTAAAATTGACAACCTGGTACAAATAGGCCACAACAGTGTTATGGGCCGTTTTTGTATTATGGCAGGAAACAGCGGGCTTGCAGGATCTGTTACACTGGGTGATGGTGTAGTTATTGGCGGAAGCGCTTCTATTAAAGACCACGTAACCATAGGCAGCGGTGCTACTGTAGGTGCGGGATCAGGTGTTACATGTGATGTGGCTCCGGGCAAAACCGTATTAGGCTACCCGGCAGTAGAAGGAAGACTTGCCCTAAAACAATGGGCCATACTTAAAAAGATGGCTACCTCATAG
- the bshB1 gene encoding bacillithiol biosynthesis deacetylase BshB1, translating into MKLDILVFGAHPDDVELSCGATIAKEISLGKTVGIVDLTRGELGTRGTAEIRDEEAAEAAKILGVSVRENLRFRDGFFVNDEKHQLEVIKMIRKYQPEIVICNAIDDRHIDHGKGSKLVSDACFLSGLRKIETQLNGEPQQAYRPKLVYHYIQWKNLTPDFVVDVTGFMDTKVASLMAYKSQFYDPNSSEPVTPIATKNFKESILYRAQDLGRLINSEYAEGFTVERYVAVNSLSDLV; encoded by the coding sequence ATGAAACTCGATATACTTGTTTTTGGTGCCCATCCCGATGATGTGGAGCTAAGCTGTGGGGCAACCATAGCAAAAGAAATTTCTCTTGGTAAAACTGTTGGTATTGTAGACTTAACCCGTGGCGAACTGGGTACACGCGGTACGGCCGAAATTCGTGATGAAGAAGCTGCCGAAGCCGCTAAAATTCTGGGTGTTTCCGTTAGGGAGAACCTGCGTTTTCGCGATGGCTTTTTTGTAAACGACGAAAAACACCAGCTTGAGGTTATAAAAATGATACGCAAGTACCAGCCGGAAATAGTAATATGCAACGCGATAGATGACCGACACATAGATCACGGTAAGGGCAGTAAGCTGGTTAGCGATGCGTGTTTCCTTTCGGGACTGCGCAAGATAGAAACTCAGCTTAACGGAGAGCCGCAACAGGCTTACAGGCCAAAACTGGTATACCATTACATACAGTGGAAAAACCTTACTCCCGATTTCGTAGTGGATGTTACCGGATTTATGGATACAAAAGTGGCTTCGCTTATGGCATACAAGTCGCAGTTTTATGACCCAAACAGCAGCGAACCGGTTACGCCAATAGCTACAAAAAACTTTAAAGAAAGCATTTTGTACCGAGCACAGGACTTAGGAAGGCTAATAAACAGCGAATATGCCGAAGGCTTTACTGTAGAAAGGTATGTGGCTGTCAATAGCTTAAGTGATTTGGTATAA
- a CDS encoding DUF1579 domain-containing protein, with translation MKKIYVTLSAVALCLTSCKKEEKMDNGDAVMNDTVTTEEPAPKMAMDSAAMAQAWQAYMTPGDMHKLMTDEEGKWNCDMTFWMGPDAPAEKQTAGCEIEMILGGRYQKSTYSGDMMGMPFEGIATLAFDNASNEFTSTWIDNMGTGMMVLKGTYNGNTRTTTLEGSAVDPATKQPKKIREIYEIVDENTRKMQMFETPKGGSEYKSMELVMTRK, from the coding sequence ATGAAAAAAATCTATGTTACGCTTTCAGCTGTTGCGCTATGCCTTACTTCGTGCAAAAAGGAAGAAAAAATGGACAATGGGGATGCCGTTATGAATGACACGGTTACAACCGAAGAACCGGCTCCTAAAATGGCCATGGACTCTGCTGCAATGGCTCAGGCATGGCAAGCTTACATGACTCCCGGAGACATGCACAAACTTATGACTGATGAAGAAGGAAAATGGAATTGTGATATGACTTTCTGGATGGGTCCTGATGCCCCTGCCGAAAAACAAACTGCAGGTTGTGAAATTGAAATGATACTTGGCGGACGTTACCAAAAGTCTACCTACAGTGGCGATATGATGGGTATGCCGTTTGAAGGAATTGCTACATTAGCTTTTGATAATGCAAGCAATGAATTTACTTCTACCTGGATAGACAATATGGGTACAGGTATGATGGTACTTAAGGGTACTTACAATGGTAACACCCGCACTACAACTCTTGAAGGAAGCGCTGTAGACCCAGCGACTAAACAGCCAAAGAAAATTCGCGAAATCTATGAAATCGTAGACGAAAACACCCGTAAAATGCAGATGTTTGAAACCCCTAAAGGTGGTAGCGAGTACAAAAGCATGGAGCTGGTAATGACCAGAAAATAA
- a CDS encoding isochorismate synthase: MTNLLLKIQNQLQEQRPFAVYSKPGSSVVTGIFQADSQTHYLTDFTRKGFVFAPFEGDEYLFIPAEDSDVISVTVEANGFAPAEPAPVGIDADAKTKFEALVANCVNAINTGKFGKLVASRSEMAQLTVTDITKVYQNLLYAYPNAFKYCFFHPEAGLWMGATPEQLLKAQNHTIHTVALAGTQLYKEGEEAVWENKEKEEQQFVTDFILNELKPYTSQITTTQPYTFRAGNLVHIKTDISAELKDASHLKEVLQTLHPTPAVCGLPKKEAKQFILQTEGYNREYYSGFLGEINHDFATGKQAQTDLFVNLRCMKVNGNVAQLFIGCGITKDSNPEKEFFETVNKSMTMRRVL; this comes from the coding sequence ATGACCAATCTACTCTTAAAAATACAAAACCAGTTGCAGGAACAGCGTCCGTTTGCGGTATACAGCAAACCGGGCAGCAGTGTGGTAACCGGAATATTTCAGGCAGACAGCCAAACGCATTACCTAACCGATTTTACCCGTAAAGGATTTGTATTTGCTCCCTTTGAGGGCGATGAGTACCTGTTTATACCCGCAGAGGACAGCGATGTTATTTCGGTGACAGTAGAGGCCAACGGCTTTGCACCTGCCGAACCTGCTCCCGTAGGTATAGATGCAGATGCCAAGACTAAGTTTGAAGCTTTGGTAGCCAATTGCGTTAACGCTATAAACACAGGGAAATTCGGGAAGCTGGTAGCGTCCAGGAGTGAGATGGCACAACTTACGGTGACAGATATTACCAAAGTATACCAAAACTTACTGTATGCTTATCCTAATGCTTTTAAGTATTGCTTTTTCCATCCCGAAGCAGGCTTATGGATGGGCGCAACGCCAGAGCAGCTTTTAAAGGCACAAAACCATACCATACACACGGTAGCCCTTGCGGGTACTCAGCTTTATAAGGAAGGGGAGGAAGCCGTATGGGAAAACAAAGAGAAGGAAGAGCAGCAGTTTGTAACCGATTTTATACTTAACGAACTTAAGCCTTATACCAGCCAAATTACCACAACACAGCCTTATACGTTTAGGGCGGGCAATTTGGTACATATTAAAACCGATATTTCGGCAGAGTTAAAGGATGCATCCCATTTAAAAGAGGTGCTGCAAACCCTGCACCCGACACCAGCCGTATGCGGACTCCCAAAAAAAGAAGCTAAGCAGTTTATACTGCAAACCGAAGGCTATAACCGCGAGTATTATTCGGGTTTTCTGGGAGAGATAAACCACGATTTTGCTACGGGCAAACAGGCACAAACCGACCTGTTTGTTAACCTGCGCTGCATGAAGGTAAACGGCAATGTTGCCCAGTTATTTATAGGCTGCGGCATTACAAAAGACAGTAACCCCGAAAAGGAGTTTTTTGAAACGGTTAATAAGAGCATGACCATGCGAAGGGTACTTTAA
- a CDS encoding lipocalin-like domain-containing protein has product MKKLVAVLFVALAFACSSDDDVENVDNGLHNPYTGDVLGEWKVVAVSYDGEEFPLGCELETPTEQDVYFTFLEDNTFTVEHNCGEALPYYGGTYTKTGNVLTLIFDNDTEEVIQEKAHMVVVQEDDPETEEVESFVLEWRFGIGNSGMLENFDVQVEKQVPLEETPPVED; this is encoded by the coding sequence ATGAAAAAACTGGTTGCAGTATTATTTGTTGCATTGGCTTTTGCCTGCAGCTCAGACGACGATGTTGAAAATGTAGACAATGGTTTACATAACCCGTACACCGGCGATGTGCTTGGAGAATGGAAAGTTGTTGCAGTGTCTTATGATGGTGAAGAGTTCCCTCTAGGGTGCGAACTTGAAACACCAACAGAACAGGACGTGTACTTTACCTTTTTAGAAGACAACACTTTTACCGTAGAGCATAATTGTGGTGAAGCGCTGCCTTATTATGGCGGTACTTATACCAAAACCGGAAATGTGTTAACGCTTATTTTTGATAATGATACCGAAGAGGTTATTCAGGAAAAAGCGCACATGGTAGTTGTTCAGGAAGATGATCCTGAAACAGAAGAAGTGGAAAGCTTTGTACTGGAGTGGAGATTTGGTATTGGAAACAGCGGAATGCTTGAAAATTTTGACGTTCAGGTAGAAAAGCAGGTTCCTTTAGAAGAAACTCCTCCTGTAGAAGATTAA
- the chrA gene encoding chromate efflux transporter, translated as MDNKVKEVALLFLKLGITAFGGPAAHIAMMQQEVVTKRKWMTQQHFLNIIGAVNLIPGPNSTEIAIHTGYNRAGWKGLIAAGICFILPAVLITGAFAWLYKTYGSLPQVQPFVYGIKPAVIAIILSAVYPLGKKAIKSFILGVLGLTVLLLAIMGISEIYLMFGAGLLFMFLFSLQNKKTFSFTPSGIIILFSPEAFNSQNIKLFLIFLKVGAILYGSGYALFAFLDTELVATGMLTKNQLIDAIAVGQFTPGPVFSSVTFIGYQINGLWGAIVATIGIFIPSFVFVGFIGPIMKKLESSSLFCAFLDAVNVAAVAVIAAVCFSMAQESVTNWRTVIIALLAIVAAFHYKINSAYIILGGSVAGYLLLLL; from the coding sequence ATGGATAACAAGGTGAAAGAGGTTGCTTTATTGTTTTTAAAGCTGGGGATTACTGCCTTTGGCGGACCCGCAGCACATATAGCAATGATGCAGCAGGAAGTGGTTACTAAACGTAAGTGGATGACCCAACAGCACTTTTTAAACATAATTGGTGCAGTAAACCTTATACCGGGGCCCAATAGTACAGAAATAGCCATACACACAGGCTATAACCGTGCCGGATGGAAAGGACTTATTGCTGCAGGAATTTGCTTTATACTTCCGGCAGTTTTAATTACCGGTGCTTTTGCTTGGCTATACAAAACCTACGGAAGCCTGCCACAAGTACAGCCATTTGTTTATGGTATTAAGCCTGCTGTTATAGCAATAATACTCAGTGCCGTTTATCCGTTGGGAAAGAAAGCAATAAAGTCTTTCATACTGGGAGTTTTGGGATTAACAGTACTGCTACTTGCCATTATGGGAATAAGCGAAATATACCTTATGTTTGGTGCCGGCCTGCTGTTTATGTTCCTTTTTTCTCTACAAAACAAAAAAACATTCAGTTTTACTCCTTCGGGAATTATAATACTGTTTTCGCCTGAAGCATTTAACAGTCAAAACATAAAGTTATTTTTAATTTTTCTCAAGGTAGGTGCCATATTATATGGCAGCGGCTATGCCCTGTTTGCTTTTTTAGATACCGAACTGGTTGCGACAGGAATGCTTACCAAAAACCAGCTTATAGATGCTATAGCCGTAGGGCAGTTTACACCCGGACCAGTATTTTCGTCGGTTACTTTTATAGGCTACCAAATTAACGGATTATGGGGCGCCATAGTAGCTACTATAGGTATATTTATACCCTCTTTTGTATTTGTGGGCTTTATAGGCCCTATTATGAAAAAGCTGGAATCCTCTTCTCTTTTCTGCGCTTTTCTTGATGCCGTAAATGTGGCTGCGGTAGCTGTAATTGCAGCAGTATGCTTTAGCATGGCACAGGAAAGCGTTACCAACTGGCGTACTGTAATTATAGCCCTCCTGGCTATTGTGGCTGCTTTTCATTACAAAATAAACAGTGCATATATTATTTTGGGCGGCAGCGTAGCAGGATATCTTTTGCTGCTTTTATAA